The Pygocentrus nattereri isolate fPygNat1 chromosome 1, fPygNat1.pri, whole genome shotgun sequence genome window below encodes:
- the LOC119264275 gene encoding uncharacterized protein LOC119264275 gives MNPDPITDIVKNDQVIIDVGQHLLNKGGTSAKNQQSVREKMREMGRLIRNARKVTTLKKMEDLINPKKYMETVKAVKLTCGYDSETNKFLIPSLANKLGNTLVKVSKLLKAQGLISNNDKLVKNASEFQDVHQEKWNELISATALRNIREAKWNVPTVMPFTEDVQKMHAYLTQVQDEWYNSLSESPSTKAWMELAKVCLAQIILFNRRREGEVASMPLSAFSSRDTSDPHVDVDWALSEVEKKLCRHFSRIVIRGKRGRPVPILLTPKMLGALELLVKQREACGVLKDNGYMFARPEAMTHFRGSDCIRGFAKACGARCPESLTSTRLRKHAATLSTVLNMTDTEMDQLANFLGHDIRIHREFYRLPEKTLQLAKISKVLMALEQGRLAEFHGKNLDEIGIDPDEKILDSDEDTSAQEEKRSSSTSTVDEPSAEESLSPTKKNEMPPPPPPKKYKRLSDEDETPSRFGAMRHSSKGKATQKKKRPWKQTEVQAVERHMNRFITACTVPAKSDCERCLRAEPEALKNRDWQNLKFYVYNRITAYKKKL, from the exons ATGAATCCTGACCCAATTACAGATATAGTAAAAAATGACCAAGTCATTATTGATGTTGGGCAGCACTTGTTAAACAAAGGTGGAACATCAGCCAAAAATCAACAGTCTGTGCGAGAGAAGATGCGAGAAATGGGAAGGCTGATTCGCAATGCTAGAAAAGTCACCAccttaaaaaaaatggaagacctCATAAATCCAAAGAAGTACATGGAGACTGTCAAAGCTGTCAAGTTGACATGTGGGTATGACAGTGAAACAAATAAGTTTTTGATTCCATCACTAGCAAACAAACTTGGGAATACCCTGGTTAAAGTAAGCAAACTCTTAAAAGCTCAGGGATTAATCTCAAACAATGACAAACTTGTGAAGAATGCCAGTGAGTTTCAGGATGTTCATCAGGAAAAGTGGAATGAACTGATCTCGGCTACAGCTTTGAGGAACATCAGGGAAGCAAAGTGGAATGTGCCTACTGTCATGCCCTTTACCGAAGATGTCCAAAAAATGCATGCATATCTCACTCAAGTGCAAGATGAGTGGTACAATTCACTCTCTGAAAGTCCCTCTACAAAGGCCTGGATGGAGCTGGCAAAGGTGTGTCTGGCCCAGATCATACTTTTTAACCGGCGCAGGGAAGGAGAGGTGGCAAGCATGCCCTTATCTGCATTTTCATCAAGAGACACTTCTGACCCACATGTGGATGTGGACTGGGCGCTCtctgaagtggaaaaaaaactctGCAGACACTTCTCAAGGATTGTTATTAGAGGAAAACGCGGTCGCCCGGTTCCAATTCTTCTGACTCCAAAAATGCTGGGTGCGTTAGAACTCCTTGTTAAGCAGAGAGAGGCTTGTGGGGTTCTAAAGGACAATGGTTATATGTTTGCAAGACCAGAAGCTATGACACATTTCCGAGGTTCAGACTGCATTCGTGGCTTTGCAAAGGCATGTGGTGCAAGGTGCCCCGAGTCGCTAACATCTACCAGACTGCGAAAGCATGCTGCAACCCTTTCAACAGTCCTGAACATGACAGATACAGAGATGGATCAGCTTGCCAATTTTCTTGGACATGATATAAGAATCCATCGTGAGTTCTATCGACTACCTGAGAAGACGCTGCAGCTCGCCAAGATCAGCAAAGTTCTAATGGCACTGGAGCAAGGAAGATTAGCAGAGTTTCATGGCAAGAACTTGGATGAAATTGGGATAGATCCAGATG AAAAAATTCTGGACAGTGATGAAGACACGAGTGCACAGGAGGAAAAGCgttcatcatcaacatctacTGTTGATG AGCCATCAGCAGAAGAGTCACTTTCTCCCACCAAGAAGAATGAAATgccgccaccaccaccacctaaGAAATACAAACGACTATCAGATGAAGATGAGACACCTTCAAGATTCGGTGCTATGAGGCATTCTTCCAAAG GTAAAGCTACCCAGAAGAAGAAAAGACCCTGGAAGCAGACAGAGGTGCAGGCGGTGGAAAGGCACATGAATCGATTCATAACAGCTTGCACTGTACCAGCAAAGAGTGACTGTGAGAGGTGCTTAAGGGCTGAACCAGAAGCTCTTAAAAACCGGGACTGGCAGAACCTGAAGTTCTATGTTTACAATCGCATTACGGCCTACAAAAAGAAACTGTAG